Below is a genomic region from Marinobacter salarius.
GTATTGTTGATACTCGTCGAGAGACTCAAGAACCATGTCATCTGCAACCCTATGCATGGCGTCTTGGACTTGTTGCTCAAATGATGAGCTGTGCCGATTGTGTTCGTCGATCAACTTATTGATCCGGTCGATGACCTCGAGCCCAAACTGTGCTGCGACGTTCTGTGAGGCATCCAGCGCTATGCTAACGGTCTTCAGCAACCAGTGAGAGTCTTTCGCCGCTGTAGAGAATGCAAATAAAAAATCTCGAATCTGCATTCGTTCAAAGGGATTATCCCGCTTCTTCTTTAGTGCAGATGCCAAGGACTGTAGGAAATTAACCACGCTCCGTTTACTCGAACTCCATTGTCCAGAGTATTTTTCGAAATTAGCCTGGAGGTGCTGATAAAGCAGTCCGGTAGCAGGAAGCTCGACGCCTTTGATTGCTCCGATTGAGGATTCGATTTTCTGGATCTCAGTGTCCAGCTCCGTCTGAAATCGATTGAGTTCATCATTGAAGTGGGCTTCCAGATCTTCCAAGCGCCCCTCAGGAAGTCCCTGTTCGCAGAACAGGCAGTGGCTTTGTTCAGAGAGACTTTTGTGGAGATTCAAACCGGACTGTACCCAATGTCCAAGCTGAGGGTTTTCACGTAGGTCCTGGATAACCGTTGCCGTTACAGATCTTTCCAGTAACAGCTCTACTCTTTGGGTCAGTTCCATGAACTTAATTGTAGGCAGCTTCACGTTAGAGACATTTTCAAGGGGTTGAGCATGCGCAACACTTAACAGTTGCTCCCTATCCGTTTCATCCAAGCGGGCTCCACCAGCGGCCAACAATTCCTCCGCCCGATTTTCGAAAACAGAGCGATTGTAATTATTGAACCGGCCTCCGGGCCTTGTGAGAGCATTTTTTACGCTGGACGCTCGCTCGCTACAGAGTTTTTCAAACGCCTTCTGTTTAAAGCCCTGCTGGGAATCGAGCGATTTTAGGTCCGCAACAATGGTCTCGACCTCATCCCTCAAATCTGAGATTTTCTTTTGCTTTTCAATAGAATCCTCACCAAGGTAGAAAACAGGCGCCAACTCCTGCTGTGCTGGATCTTCGAAGATGGCGTGCTGAATAAAACTTCGATTAAATACTCGGACTGCGGGAACAGAAGCATTTTGAGGCAACTTTCCGTTTACCGTTTTATCACCGAACTCGAAGTTCAATGACGATGCGCTCGCCGCTCGCTGATGCTCCAGATCCGAAAAAATACTCGTCAAAGTCGTTTTGCCACTTCCATTTAAACCGTAGATCAAGTTGAAGCGTGCAAATTCATCAAGGTTCTCCGGCCACGTGAAGTCTTTGAATATTCGAAACCCTCTAATGTCCTTAATTTTTGTTAAACGCATCCTACCCTTCCCAAGTTTACTTCCAACGCCAAGAGATAGTGTGTGTTGTCGATACTGAATGATTCGCCTAAGGAAACCAAGATCGTAAGCTGAATCTGATACGACACTCTGATCATCCTTCGCACAAGAGGAAATCGCCTAGAATCTATACAAGGGTCGCAAGGGGGTTGGTGCAATGCAGTCAGAATCGGACGATAGCAGTCTCGAGAAAGATCGGGAGGAGCTTTTCCATCTCGTGTGGTCGATGCCCAGTGAACAGTGTAGTGGTTCAATGATTCCGGACACCAACGTAGGTGGTAATATCGCCACCATAAGCGAGGTGTCTGATGACCAGAAAACGACGATCTTTTACACCAGAGTTCAAGCAGGAAGCTGCCTGTTTGGTGCTTGACCAGGGCTACAGTGTTGCCGAAGCCAGTCGCTCTTTAGATGTCGGCGAGAACGCCCTCAGGCGATGGGTAAAACAGCTTTCCGAAGAACGTGGCGGTGTTACACCCAAGTCCAAAGCCATGACCCCGGAACAGCAGCGAATCCAGGAATTGGAAGCCCGTTGTGAGAGGCTGGAACGGGAGAAATCGATACTAAAAAAGGCTACCGCTCTCTTGATGTCGGACGAGATGAATCGTACGCGCTGATAGACCAGTTGAGTGAGCAGGAGCCGGTTGAGATGGTCTGTAAAGCGTTTGAAGTGTCGAGATCCAGTTATTACGACTATCGCCGGAGGCGGTCCGTAGTGGATGCCACGCGAGTGGCTCTGCGAGCCGATGTGAACCGGATCTTTCGCAAGAGCCGAAGCTCAGCGGGAAGCCGTATGATCACCGCCATGCTTAATGAGGAAGGCGTTGTGATCGGACGCTTCAAGGTTCGCCGCCTCATGAGTGAGCTGGGACTGATCTGCAAGCAACCTGGCCCACACGCATACAAACAGGCCACTGTGGAAAGGCCCGACATTCCAAACCGGCTGAATCGTGAGTTCAGCGTCAGCCACCCAGACCAGGCGTGGTGCGGTGACATCACCTATGTGTGGGCTGGTCAGCGATGGAGCTATCTTGCGGTTGTTCTGGATCTCTATGCCCGCCGTGTGGTCGGCTGGGCGCTATCAGACCGGCCTGATGCAGAGTTGGTCGTAAAGGCACTGGATCACGCGTATGAACAACGGGGAAAACCGACAGGGGTTCTGTTCCACTCTGACCAGGGCAGTCAGTACGCAAGCCGATTATTCCGTCAGAGGCTCTGGCGTTACCGCATGGAGCAAAGCATGAGTCGTCGGGGAAATTGCTGGGATAATTCCCCTATGGAACGGGTCTTCCGGAGCCTGAAGAGCGAATGGATCCCATCACTTGGATACCGCTCGATTCCTGATGCAAGAAAGGATATTGGTGACTACCTGATGGACTACTACAACCGGCAGCGTCCCCATACATTCAATGACGGCATGCCACCTGTAGTCGCGGAAGAAAAACTTAAAATACTGTCCGGGATTAGTTGACCACTACACAGCTAGCGGCAACCCTCGGGATTTCAGGTGTCGCGCTCACAAAACGATGTGCCAAGCTCGAAATTCCCAAGCCCCCTAGAGGCTACTGGGCACGGTTTA
It encodes:
- a CDS encoding AAA family ATPase; translation: MRLTKIKDIRGFRIFKDFTWPENLDEFARFNLIYGLNGSGKTTLTSIFSDLEHQRAASASSLNFEFGDKTVNGKLPQNASVPAVRVFNRSFIQHAIFEDPAQQELAPVFYLGEDSIEKQKKISDLRDEVETIVADLKSLDSQQGFKQKAFEKLCSERASSVKNALTRPGGRFNNYNRSVFENRAEELLAAGGARLDETDREQLLSVAHAQPLENVSNVKLPTIKFMELTQRVELLLERSVTATVIQDLRENPQLGHWVQSGLNLHKSLSEQSHCLFCEQGLPEGRLEDLEAHFNDELNRFQTELDTEIQKIESSIGAIKGVELPATGLLYQHLQANFEKYSGQWSSSKRSVVNFLQSLASALKKKRDNPFERMQIRDFLFAFSTAAKDSHWLLKTVSIALDASQNVAAQFGLEVIDRINKLIDEHNRHSSSFEQQVQDAMHRVADDMVLESLDEYQQYKTDLRQLVTAIAEKRIARDKNRERIRQLEEEIRQHLRAAEELNDEVAAYLGRRELKFEPSDSGYRLFRYGEPAYHLSEGERTAIAFMYFLKTLEDESLDLTKTIIVIDDPISSLDANSLYSAFSFMKTKTAEAAQLFILTHNFQLFRLVRNWFDHVNGRKKKNPLNAHMYLLEAQWDEGERTSSLVPLDPLLANYESEYHYLFKQIWSVAQSTTAAPLDQYYVLPNVARRLLETFLSFKFPGDKPGLGLLMSKADFDPAKKTRLLRFLHVHSHHDRVADPEHDLSTLSEAPQVFSDLLELMQTLDEDHYKGLVESLQHQ
- a CDS encoding IS3 family transposase (programmed frameshift); translated protein: MTRKRRSFTPEFKQEAACLVLDQGYSVAEASRSLDVGENALRRWVKQLSEERGGVTPKSKAMTPEQQRIQELEARCERLEREKSIPKKGYRSLDVGRDESYALIDQLSEQEPVEMVCKAFEVSRSSYYDYRRRRSVVDATRVALRADVNRIFRKSRSSAGSRMITAMLNEEGVVIGRFKVRRLMSELGLICKQPGPHAYKQATVERPDIPNRLNREFSVSHPDQAWCGDITYVWAGQRWSYLAVVLDLYARRVVGWALSDRPDAELVVKALDHAYEQRGKPTGVLFHSDQGSQYASRLFRQRLWRYRMEQSMSRRGNCWDNSPMERVFRSLKSEWIPSLGYRSIPDARKDIGDYLMDYYNRQRPHTFNDGMPPVVAEEKLKILSGIS